One genomic region from Clostridium saccharobutylicum DSM 13864 encodes:
- a CDS encoding energy-coupling factor ABC transporter ATP-binding protein: protein MAKIMVEHLKYRYPQTDKLVLNDISFTIEPGEFIGIVGKNNSGKSTLCQAFVGLVPTFYKGAYGGKVFIDDMEVSKSDISEVCKKVGIVFQNPFNQVTGSKMSVYEEIAFGLENMGIPRGEMIERIDEAMELLDISKYKDRNSFDLSGGQMQRMAIASIIAMRPEVIILDEPTSQLDPQGSEEVFQAVQALSKKGITIIMVEHKIEKIAQYSDKVMLLNDGKLIHFDTPQQIFSMDNILEYGIAPPAFTQICRGLKIYNKEIGLYPVTLDEAQNILSSKQIGGMLNE, encoded by the coding sequence ATGGCTAAGATAATGGTAGAACATTTAAAATATAGATATCCCCAGACAGATAAACTAGTCCTAAATGATATTTCATTTACAATAGAACCAGGTGAATTCATAGGGATTGTTGGAAAAAATAATTCTGGAAAGAGCACTTTATGTCAAGCTTTCGTAGGACTTGTACCTACATTTTATAAAGGGGCATATGGTGGAAAAGTATTTATTGATGATATGGAAGTTTCCAAAAGTGATATTTCAGAGGTATGTAAAAAGGTTGGAATCGTATTTCAAAATCCATTTAATCAAGTAACAGGTTCTAAAATGAGTGTATATGAGGAGATTGCATTTGGACTAGAAAATATGGGGATTCCACGTGGAGAAATGATAGAACGTATAGATGAAGCAATGGAATTATTAGATATTAGTAAATATAAAGATAGAAATTCTTTTGATCTATCAGGAGGCCAAATGCAGAGAATGGCAATTGCCAGTATTATTGCAATGCGCCCAGAGGTAATTATTCTTGATGAACCAACTTCTCAATTAGATCCACAAGGAAGTGAAGAAGTGTTTCAAGCGGTGCAAGCTTTGAGTAAAAAAGGCATAACAATTATTATGGTTGAACATAAAATAGAGAAGATTGCACAGTATAGCGACAAAGTTATGCTGCTTAATGATGGAAAGTTAATACACTTTGATACACCACAACAAATATTCTCAATGGATAATATTTTAGAATACGGAATAGCACCACCAGCATTTACACAAATTTGTAGAGGATTAAAAATTTATAATAAAGAAATTGGATTGTATCCAGTAACTTTAGATGAAGCACAAAATATTCTTTCATCAAAGCAGATTGGAGGAATGTTAAATGAGTAA
- a CDS encoding energy-coupling factor ABC transporter ATP-binding protein: MSKIEIKNLSFSYIENEPILENINLVIDERSTAIVGQNGAGKTTFVKLLKGLLKPDEGDILLNDVSIKSMTVAKLAKRIGLVFQNPNDQIFKNKVIDEVMFGPLNIGMTKEDAIRNSKKALEMVGLSSKIDNNPYDLGLSERKLITIASVLAMNTDVVIFDEPTIAQDFSGKELIKSIIRQLKDEGKIVLTIIHDMDFVAETFERTVVFAKGNVLLDCDTRDVFSKGEILKKAYLEEPNVTKLCRALGYDETFLTVNEFVEFRKNNHL; the protein is encoded by the coding sequence ATGAGTAAAATTGAAATAAAAAATTTATCATTTTCTTATATTGAAAATGAACCTATTTTAGAAAATATTAATTTAGTAATCGACGAAAGATCAACAGCAATAGTGGGTCAAAATGGAGCAGGAAAAACAACTTTTGTAAAATTACTAAAGGGGTTATTAAAACCAGATGAAGGGGACATTTTGTTAAATGATGTGAGCATAAAGTCCATGACAGTAGCAAAACTAGCAAAGCGCATTGGTTTAGTTTTTCAAAATCCAAATGATCAAATTTTCAAAAACAAAGTAATTGATGAAGTTATGTTTGGACCATTAAATATTGGAATGACTAAGGAAGATGCAATTAGAAATTCTAAGAAAGCACTAGAAATGGTTGGATTAAGCAGTAAAATAGACAATAATCCATATGATTTAGGGCTTTCCGAGAGAAAATTAATTACAATTGCATCTGTTCTTGCAATGAATACAGATGTAGTTATTTTTGATGAACCAACAATAGCGCAAGATTTTTCTGGAAAAGAGTTAATTAAATCGATAATAAGACAATTAAAAGATGAAGGAAAGATTGTCCTTACAATTATTCATGATATGGATTTTGTGGCAGAAACTTTTGAAAGAACCGTTGTTTTTGCAAAGGGAAATGTGCTACTTGACTGCGATACAAGAGATGTTTTTTCTAAAGGTGAAATACTTAAAAAAGCATATCTTGAAGAGCCTAATGTTACAAAACTATGCAGAGCTTTAGGGTATGATGAAACATTTTTGACAGTAAATGAATTTGTTGAATTTAGAAAAAATAATCACTTATAA
- a CDS encoding GGDEF domain-containing protein encodes MLLKEKFIKKHILLFSFILAIFMLFVVDFLKIPNPNVVLLAVMVYLTFLGGFRCGILSGFTVISYSIYFFSIQHNFISFSIENFKKVIIIMLVVPVLILIVGTLKKQYVLKTKELQLANKELKRIARIDSLTGVANRRYFDEVLLNEYNSAIRQRSFLSLLMIDVDFFKNYNDNYGHVLGDECLKLVIQAISKELYHPENFIARYGGEEFVVLLPNTDDKGAIILAEKIVESVFSYKIPHCASKNCSYITVSIGVTTLTNFEEENALNLLNGADKALYLAKKNGRNQSRFFKI; translated from the coding sequence ATGTTATTGAAAGAGAAATTTATTAAAAAACATATTTTATTGTTTAGTTTTATATTAGCAATATTTATGCTTTTTGTGGTAGATTTTTTGAAAATTCCAAATCCTAATGTTGTTTTACTTGCAGTTATGGTATATTTGACTTTCCTTGGAGGGTTTAGATGTGGAATTTTAAGTGGGTTTACTGTTATAAGTTATTCTATATACTTTTTTTCAATACAGCATAACTTTATAAGTTTTTCTATTGAAAATTTTAAAAAGGTTATTATAATTATGCTAGTTGTTCCTGTATTAATTTTAATAGTTGGAACTTTAAAAAAGCAGTATGTTTTGAAAACTAAAGAATTGCAATTAGCGAATAAAGAATTAAAAAGAATAGCAAGAATAGATTCTTTAACTGGTGTTGCAAATAGACGTTATTTTGATGAAGTTTTATTAAATGAATATAATAGTGCTATTCGTCAACGAAGTTTTCTTTCTTTATTAATGATAGATGTAGATTTTTTTAAAAATTATAATGATAATTATGGTCATGTTCTAGGAGATGAGTGCTTAAAATTAGTTATACAGGCAATATCTAAAGAGCTTTATCATCCAGAGAATTTTATTGCACGATATGGTGGAGAAGAATTTGTAGTTTTACTTCCCAATACAGATGATAAAGGAGCAATAATCTTGGCTGAGAAAATAGTTGAATCAGTTTTTTCTTATAAAATACCCCATTGTGCATCAAAAAATTGCAGTTATATAACAGTCAGTATCGGTGTTACAACACTGACTAACTTTGAAGAAGAAAATGCATTGAACTTGCTAAATGGTGCAGATAAAGCACTATATTTAGCTAAAAAAAATGGCCGTAATCAAAGCAGGTTCTTTAAAATTTAA
- a CDS encoding cation:dicarboxylate symporter family transporter, producing the protein MKKIKLSLALQILVGLILGIIVGGLFYGNPAVEWYLKPIGDIFIRLIKMIVVPIVFSSLVVGIAGTGDIKQVGRLGGKTLLYFEVVTTIAIVIGLLIANVVHPGTGINMQSLTTSSIDSYVNTAETVSHHSFADTFINIVPTNIFESLAKGDMLSVIFFSVMFGLGIAAIGEKGKPVIKIAQGTADAMFWVTNQIMKTAPFGVFALIGVTVSKFGLSSLIPLGKLVITTYGSMIIFILVVLGLIAKLVGTSIFSIMKILKNELILAYSTASSETVLPKIMEKMEKFGCPKAIATFVVPTGYSFNLDGSTLYQAIAALFIAQLYGINLSISAQINLVIVLMLTSKGIAGVPGVSFVVLLATLGSVGIPVEGLAFIAGIDRILDMARTAVNVLGNSLAVVVISKWEGKYNSIKAKEYLESIEKAA; encoded by the coding sequence ATGAAGAAAATTAAATTAAGTCTGGCATTACAAATTCTTGTTGGACTTATACTTGGAATTATAGTAGGCGGATTATTTTATGGTAATCCAGCTGTTGAATGGTATTTAAAACCTATTGGAGACATTTTTATTAGGCTAATTAAAATGATAGTGGTTCCAATTGTGTTTTCATCACTTGTTGTTGGTATTGCTGGAACAGGAGATATTAAACAAGTTGGAAGACTTGGAGGAAAGACTCTTCTTTATTTTGAAGTTGTAACTACTATTGCTATTGTAATAGGACTTTTAATAGCTAACGTTGTGCATCCAGGTACAGGGATAAATATGCAAAGTCTTACTACATCTAGTATTGATAGTTATGTAAACACTGCAGAAACTGTATCTCATCATAGTTTTGCAGATACATTTATAAATATTGTACCTACTAATATTTTTGAATCACTTGCAAAAGGAGATATGCTTTCAGTTATTTTCTTTTCAGTTATGTTTGGTTTAGGAATTGCTGCAATTGGTGAAAAAGGAAAGCCTGTTATAAAGATTGCTCAAGGTACAGCTGATGCAATGTTTTGGGTAACAAATCAAATAATGAAAACAGCACCTTTTGGAGTATTTGCTTTAATTGGTGTAACAGTTTCTAAGTTTGGACTTTCATCTTTAATTCCACTTGGAAAATTAGTAATTACTACTTACGGTTCAATGATTATTTTTATACTAGTAGTATTAGGATTAATTGCAAAGTTAGTTGGGACAAGTATATTTTCAATCATGAAAATTTTAAAGAACGAACTTATACTTGCTTATAGTACTGCAAGTTCAGAGACAGTTCTACCTAAAATCATGGAGAAGATGGAGAAATTCGGATGTCCTAAAGCTATTGCAACATTTGTAGTCCCAACAGGTTATTCATTTAATTTAGATGGTTCTACACTTTACCAAGCTATTGCTGCTCTATTTATAGCACAATTATATGGTATTAATTTATCTATATCTGCTCAAATCAATTTAGTTATTGTATTGATGCTTACTTCAAAAGGCATAGCAGGAGTGCCGGGCGTATCTTTTGTAGTTCTTCTAGCTACACTTGGTTCAGTTGGAATTCCTGTTGAAGGTTTAGCTTTCATAGCAGGAATAGATCGTATACTTGATATGGCTAGAACTGCTGTAAATGTATTAGGTAATTCTCTAGCAGTTGTTGTTATATCAAAGTGGGAAGGAAAATATAATTCCATAAAAGCTAAAGAGTATCTAGAATCTATTGAGAAAGCCGCATAA
- a CDS encoding MATE family efflux transporter: MAGTRNLTEGNPAKLILLFTVPLLIGNIFQQFYNIADTFIVGRTIGINALAAVGCTGSIMFLIVGFAQGLTAGLTIITAQKFGADDKQGVKESYFVGILISLILTIILTTISTIFARPILELMNTPAEIIDDAYNFVFIIFLGIIASMFFNFFSNIIRALGDSRTPLVYLVVACILNIILEFGFILIFKMGVRGAALATVIAQGVSALLCIWYIKRNLPVLKLTKSDLKISKDVFIEHVRMALPMGFQASIIAIGAIIVQFALNSLGAVSVAAYTAAQKIDTIAIQPMMSFGITMATYTAQNYGAGKIERIKEGVRKCILISMSFSIIVGLTNTLGGHFFTAIFVGYDQKEVISLSQLYLTSNGLCYFILSLLFIYRYTLQGLGQSFIPTVAGIMELLMRTFAAIELSKPLGFLGVSLSNPLAWFGACIPLISAYYITIKKVSNEHLEKEHYENDNETGTCSCVNK; encoded by the coding sequence TTGGCTGGAACTAGAAATCTAACAGAAGGTAATCCTGCTAAATTAATATTATTATTTACTGTTCCTTTGTTAATAGGAAATATATTTCAACAATTTTATAATATAGCTGATACATTTATTGTTGGTCGTACTATAGGCATTAATGCTTTAGCAGCTGTTGGCTGTACAGGTAGTATAATGTTTTTGATAGTAGGATTTGCTCAAGGTTTAACAGCTGGACTTACAATTATTACAGCTCAAAAATTTGGTGCAGATGATAAACAGGGAGTTAAAGAAAGTTATTTTGTAGGTATACTAATTAGTTTGATATTAACTATAATTCTTACAACTATAAGTACAATTTTTGCTAGACCTATATTAGAATTAATGAATACACCAGCAGAAATTATAGATGATGCATATAATTTTGTGTTTATCATATTTCTTGGAATAATAGCATCAATGTTTTTTAATTTCTTCTCAAACATTATTCGTGCTTTAGGAGATAGTAGAACACCATTAGTATATTTAGTAGTAGCTTGTATTTTAAATATAATATTAGAGTTTGGCTTTATTTTAATATTTAAAATGGGAGTAAGAGGAGCAGCACTTGCAACTGTTATAGCACAAGGTGTTTCAGCTTTATTATGTATATGGTACATAAAAAGGAACTTACCAGTACTTAAGCTTACAAAGAGTGATTTAAAAATATCAAAGGATGTTTTTATTGAACATGTAAGGATGGCTTTACCAATGGGATTCCAAGCATCTATAATTGCAATTGGAGCTATTATAGTACAATTTGCACTTAATAGTCTTGGTGCTGTTTCTGTTGCTGCATATACAGCAGCTCAAAAAATTGATACTATTGCAATTCAGCCTATGATGTCTTTTGGAATTACAATGGCTACCTATACAGCTCAAAATTATGGTGCTGGAAAAATTGAAAGAATAAAAGAAGGTGTAAGAAAATGCATTCTTATATCAATGTCCTTCAGCATTATTGTAGGACTTACTAATACACTTGGAGGACATTTCTTTACAGCAATTTTTGTTGGATATGACCAAAAAGAAGTTATTTCATTATCACAATTATATTTAACGTCTAATGGACTTTGTTATTTTATACTTTCACTGCTTTTTATATATAGGTATACGCTTCAAGGCTTAGGCCAAAGCTTTATTCCAACTGTCGCAGGTATTATGGAGCTGTTGATGAGAACATTTGCTGCAATAGAGTTATCTAAGCCATTAGGTTTTTTAGGTGTATCATTATCAAATCCGCTAGCATGGTTTGGAGCATGTATTCCACTTATTAGTGCATACTATATTACTATAAAGAAGGTAAGTAATGAACATTTGGAAAAAGAACATTATGAAAATGATAATGAAACAGGTACATGTAGCTGTGTGAATAAGTAA